One window of the Cryptomeria japonica chromosome 7, Sugi_1.0, whole genome shotgun sequence genome contains the following:
- the LOC131074315 gene encoding U-box domain-containing protein 51 isoform X1 has translation MFSDQKFLKSRLSTEAHSMAVDVLKGLGNAHWVAAGLLAIANVLERFDNISANDRECIDLLKDMLKLGKYLKQMKDLNVKFHKEVLNDMREAVQLILSGAILCRSFITSNKLSKFLLTKKIRDELVYVRGKVNALKADLQGHMQLLMMKTLTFIQEQYITGRNEENICLGITEQNQSEDAQCEKTELDGSESDTVSSQGQDNCNDINGYKELKIPICISFQLGKFLRKRIQTMFGPRPKCSLPLELQMFVKEMHLPQIEFKFDELHKATKGFSQKLGEGIFGSIYSGNLSDGRRVAVKVVATNRDYCEIEWMNELRILPKLQHRNIVELVGYCFDNMMLVYDYMPRDLDRIILGEDEMIIDLPTRHNIILDIIRGLAYVHKGVDVYVVHRDIKPSNILLDENLNAKIGDFGIAQILQPRNAQYANKDISIETSVDGTVGYIDPDYWETSRVSLNSDIYSFGMLLLNVISGKRHIVVEPDIFFLIEEAWRLHEEDRLTELIDPRLINTVDLINSSSMVRTIKIALWCIQRTSEMRPSASRVLAMLSSEEEIPKPRLDQSFYEYYSKDQISAYTSPAKSCVAKSSVADEYHSSEQEIPISTSPVGDNFLEEKFFSPIIPLELSGADFNVSQEDNWIPTFPPILSSADYNFSQEENWMPTPATKSFVAHDHYSEEEIPTPTPPIESSEEEIPFASPLVKSSVAYDNSLVKKIEESNSKWSDASLKTLRILCVFSIVSFICLFRMFTYVSPSVIQSSMKRTHCTY, from the exons ATGTTTTCGGATCAG AAATTTTTGAAATCCCGGCTTTCTACTGAAGCACATTCAATGGCGGTTGACGTGTTGAAAGGATTGGGGAATGCACATTGGGTTGCAGCGGGGCTGTTAGCGATAGCCAATGTTTTAGAAAGATTCGACAACATCTCCGCAAATGATAGAGAATGCATCGACCTTCTCAAGGATATGCTTAAGCTAGGTAAATATTTGAAGCAAATGAAAGACCTCAATGTTAAATTCCACAAAGAAGTTTTGAACGATATGCGTGAAGCTGTTCAATTGATACTTTCTGGTGCGATTTTGTGTCGTTCCTTTATCACATCGAATAAATTATCAAA GTTCCTCTTGACCAAGAAAATCCGGGATGAACTTGTATATGTTCGGGGAAAAGTAAATGCTCTGAAAGCCGATCTTCAGGGTCACATGCAGCTTCTGATGATGAAGACACTTACCTTCATCCAAGAGCAATATATTACAG GTCGAAACGAGGAGAATATCTGCCTTGGAATAACAGAGCAAAACCAATCCGAGGATGCACAGT GCGAGAAAACAGAGCTGGATGGATCAGAGTCAGACACTGTTTCTTCTCAGGGACAAGATAATTGTAATGATATCAATGGGTATAAAGAACTGAAAATTCCAATATGTATCTCTTTCCAGCTGGGTAAATTTCTTAGAAAAAGAATTCAAACTATGTTTGGACCGCGGCCAAAATGTTCCCTTCCTCTAGAATTACAAATGTTTGTGAAGGAGATGCACTTACCTCAAATTGAATTCAAATTCGACGAATTGCACAAGGCAACAAAAGGGTTTAGTCAAAAATTAGGAGAAGGAATTTTCGGGTCTATATACAGC GGAAACCTGTCTGATGGAAGACGAGTGGCAGTAAAGGTCGTAGCAACTAATAGGGATTATTGCGAAATAGAATGGATGAACGAGCTGAGGATTCTACCAAAGCTACAACATCGAAACATCGTAGAGCTCGTGGGATATTGCTTTGACAATATGATGTTAGTCTATGATTACATGCCACGAGACCTAGACAGAATTATTCTTG gagaagatgaaatgattattgACTTGCCAACAAGACACAATATTATACTGGACATAATAAGGGGACTTGCTTATGTTCACAAGGGTGTAGATGTGTATGTAGTGCACAGAGACATCAAACCCTCCAACATTCTTTTGGATGAGAATTTGAATGCCAAGATTGGTGATTTTGGAATTGCTCAAATACTGCAGCCGAGAAATGCTCAATATGCCAACAAGGATATAAGCATTGAAACGTCTGTTGATGGAACAGT AGGTTACATAGATCCCGACTACTGGGAAACTTCTCGTGTGAGTTTGAATTCGGACATTTACAGCTTTGGAATGCTGCTATTAAATGTCATATCCGGCAAACGACATATTGTTGTAGAGCCCGATATCTTCTTTCTCATTGAAGAA GCATGGAGGTTACATGAAGAAGATCGCCTTACTGAGCTAATAGACCCTCGATTGATCAACACAGTGGATTTGATCAACTCAAGCAGCATGGTAAGGACAATCAAAATAGCTCTCTGGTGCATTCAACGGACATCTGAAATGCGTCCATCAGCGTCAAGAGTGTTAGCGATGCTGTCATCAGAAGAGGAGATTCCAAAACCCAGACTAGATCAATCATTTTACGAATACTACTCTAAAGATCAGATTTCTGCTTACACATCACCTGCAAAATCTTGTGTTGCTAAATCCTCTGTTGCTGATGAGTACCATTCCTCAGAGCAAGAGATTCCCATCTCTACCTCACCAGTTGGTGACAATTTCTTAGAAGAGAAGTTTTTCAGTCCCATTATTCCACTTGAGCTCTCTGGTGCTGATTTTAATGTGTCACAAGAGGATAATTGGATACCTACCTTTCCTCCCATACTCTCCAGTGCTGATTATAATTTCTCACAGGAAGAGAATTGGATGCCTACCCCAGCAACTAAATCTTTTGTTGCTCATGACCACTACTCAGAAGAGGAGATCCCCACTCCCACCCCACCAATAGAATCCTCAGAAGAGGAGATTCCCTTTGCCTCCCCACTAGTTAAATCCTCTGTTGCTTATGACAATTCCCTAGTTAagaaaattgaagaatcaaatagtaaATGGTCAGATGCATCTCTTAAAACATTACGAATACTGTGTGTTTTTTCAATTGTAAGCTTCATTTGCCTTTTTAGAATGTTTACATATGTATCTCCCTCTGTAATCCAGTCTTCAATGAAGCGGACACATTGCACATATTGA
- the LOC131074325 gene encoding subtilisin-like protease SBT5.6, with protein sequence MGLGWIRLVMVVMLLVLELLTCCFFGCVSAKEVYVVYSGGHGGLQPEEVTEMHHSMLVSVKESVDEARESLLYSYKHSFNGFAAQLSPAEASAISEMEGVISVFPSKGRKMHTTRSWSFLGIDNGTQKDESSSSNTLWKQANYGEDTIIGLLDSGIWPESESFGDDKMPPIPSSWKGICQEGELFNVSHCNKKLIGARYYLKGYEMYYGPLNQTATPDYRSPRDRDGHGTHTSSTVAGREVSDASALGGYAAGKAAGGAPKARLAMYKVCWPIPGGDSAGENTCTDADMLAAIDDALGDGVHVLSISIGSSGKPEEYSRDAIALGSLYAVKQGVVVACSAGNDGPKPATTSNVAPWIITVAANSVDRNFPSPVLLGDGTKVKGQTVTPYKLEDKFYPMVFAADAVLPTVDKTNISAGQCLPGSLDPEKVKEKIVFCLRGNGPRVGKGLEVKRAGGAAVILGNLPANGAEISVDAYVLPGTAVISNDTEIILAYINSTSAPLAQIVPAKTVLGTKPAPFMAAFSSRGPNVLNPNILKPDITAPGLNILAAWSQAASPTKLLADDRRVKYNIISGTSMSCPHVAGTAALLKIIHPDWSPAAIKSAIMTTAVITNNRGSQMTDASGIPATPFNYGSGQLNPNKASDPGLVYDATIEDYLTFLCSSGINANNALNTTFQCPESPPKSSDLNYPSIAIANLTDTENITRTVTNVSGKSEYTVSVDEPPGVSVNIHPNKLSFQTSGEKQTFTVQFTLKKPLNQEYVFGSYTWNDGVHKVRSPIAVSAM encoded by the exons ATGGGTTTAGGCTGGATTAGACTAGTTATGGTAGTGATGCTGCTAGTATTGGAGCTCCTGACATGCTGCTTCTTTGGTTGTGTATCAGCCAAGGAG GTATATGTTGTGTATTCAGGTGGCCATGGCGGGTTGCAGCCAGAGGAAGTGACTGAAATGCATCATTCTATGCTGGTTTCTGTCAAAGAAAG TGTGGATGAAGCAAGGGAATCATTGCTATACAGTTACAAGCATTCTTTCAATGGCTTTGCAGCACAACTTTCTCCTGCAGAAGCTTCTGCCATATCAG AGATGGAAGGGGTGATATCTGTATTTCCAAGCAAAGGAAGAAAGATGCACACCACAAGGTCATGGAGTTTTTTGGGTATAGACAATGGGACACAGAAAGATGAGTCTTCCTCTTCAAACACCCTCTGGAAACAGGCAAACTATGGGGAAGATACAATAATTGGGCTCCTAGACTCAG GGATCTGGCCAGAGTCTGAAAGCTTCGGAGACGATAAAATGCCTCCTATTCCAAGCTCATGGAAAGGCATCTGTCAAGAAGGAGAGCTTTTCAATGTTTCCCATTGCAACAA GAAGTTGATTGGAGCACGATATTATTTGAAGGGCTACGAAATGTATTATGGCCCACTAAACCAAACTGCCACGCCCGACTATCGCTCACCCCGTGACAGGGATGGCCATGGGACCCACACATCCTCAACTGTAGCTGGTCGAGAAGTTAGCGACGCATCAGCATTAGGTGGTTATGCTGCCGGAAAAGCTGCTGGTGGGGCCCCCAAGGCTAGGTTGGCAATGTACAAGGTGTGTTGGCCCATCCCTGGTGGAGATTCAGCCGGTGAGAACACGTGTACAGATGCTGACATGTTGGCAGCCATTGACGATGCATTGGGTGATGGTGTTCATGTGCTTAGCATTTCGATTGGTAGCAGTGGGAAGCCAGAGGAATACTCTCGAGATGCAATTGCTTTGGGGAGCTTGTATGCCGTAAAACAAGGGGTCGTCGTGGCTTGCAGTGCGGGCAACGATGGGCCAAAGCCTGCCACGACATCAAACGTTGCTCCTTGGATTATTACCGTGGCCGCTAATAGTGTGGATCGCAATTTTCCCTCACCAGTGTTGCTTGGTGATGGCACCAAAGTGAAA GGCCAAACTGTGACTCCGTACAAATTAGAGGATAAATTTTATCCAATGGTCTTTGCTGCTGATGCTGTTCTTCCTACTGTGGACAAAACAAATATCTCTGCTGG GCAATGTCTTCCAGGGTCTCTTGACCCAGAGAAGGTGAAGGAAAAAATAGTGTTCTGCCTGAGAGGAAATGGCCCCCGTGTTGGAAAAGGTCTAGAGGTAAAGAGGGCTGGTGGAGCTGCAGTTATTCTTGGTAATCTTCCAGCAAATGGAGCAGAAATCTCGGTGGACGCTTATGTTTTACCAGGGACTGCAGTGATTTCTAATGATACAGAAATCATACTTGCATACATCAATTCTACTTCAGCGCCTCTTGCACAAATTGTTCCAGCAAAGACTGTACTGGGAACCAAGCCTGCTCCTTTCATGGCTGCTTTCTCTTCCAGGGGACCTAATGTGCTCAACCCCAACATCCTCAAG CCGGATATTACAGCACCTGGTCTGAACATACTAGCAGCTTGGAGCCAAGCAGCCTCTCCTACAAAGCTTTTGGCAGATGATCGCCGTGTAAAATACAACATTATCTCTGGGACATCTATGTCATGCCCACATGTAGCAGGAACAGCAGCTCTGTTAAAAATAATCCACCCAGATTGGAGCCCTGCTGCTATCAAATCTGCCATTATGACCACAG CTGTTATTACCAACAACAGGGGCAGTCAAATGACAGATGCATCTGGAATTCCAGCTACACCCTTCAACTATGGATCAGGCCAGCTGAATCCAAACAAAGCATCAGACCCAGGCCTTGTTTATGATGCCACAATAGAGGACTACCTCACCTTTCTCTGCAGTAGTGGAATCAATGCCAACAATGCACTAAACACCACTTTCCAATGCCCAGAAAGTCCTCCAAAATCTAGTGATCTGAATTACCCATCCATTGCCATTGCAAACCTCACTGACACAGAAAACATCACTAGGACTGTCACTAATGTGAGTGGAAAGAGTGAATACACTGTCTCTGTGGATGAACCACCAGGTGTGTCTGTAAATATCCATCCTAACAAACTTTCTTTCCAAACTTCAGGAGAGAAACAAACATTTACAGTTCAGTTCACTCTTAAGAAACCACTTAACCAAGAATATGTGTTTGGGTCCTACACTTGGAATGATGGAGTTCACAAAGTGAGGAGTCCCATTGCTGTATCAGCCATGTGA
- the LOC131074315 gene encoding rust resistance kinase Lr10 isoform X2, giving the protein MFSDQKFLKSRLSTEAHSMAVDVLKGLGNAHWVAAGLLAIANVLERFDNISANDRECIDLLKDMLKLGKYLKQMKDLNVKFHKEVLNDMREAVQLILSGAILCRSFITSNKLSKFLLTKKIRDELVYVRGKVNALKADLQGHMQLLMMKTLTFIQEQYITGRNEENICLGITEQNQSEDAQCEKTELDGSESDTVSSQGQDNCNDINGYKELKIPICISFQLGKFLRKRIQTMFGPRPKCSLPLELQMFVKEMHLPQIEFKFDELHKATKGFSQKLGEGIFGSIYSGNLSDGRRVAVKVVATNRDYCEIEWMNELRILPKLQHRNIVELVGYCFDNMMLVYDYMPRDLDRIILGEDEMIIDLPTRHNIILDIIRGLAYVHKGVDVYVVHRDIKPSNILLDENLNAKIGDFGIAQILQPRNAQYANKDISIETSVDGTVGYIDPDYWETSRVSLNSDIYSFGMLLLNVISGKRHIVVEPDIFFLIEEIYGFVYQCRHGGYMKKIALLS; this is encoded by the exons ATGTTTTCGGATCAG AAATTTTTGAAATCCCGGCTTTCTACTGAAGCACATTCAATGGCGGTTGACGTGTTGAAAGGATTGGGGAATGCACATTGGGTTGCAGCGGGGCTGTTAGCGATAGCCAATGTTTTAGAAAGATTCGACAACATCTCCGCAAATGATAGAGAATGCATCGACCTTCTCAAGGATATGCTTAAGCTAGGTAAATATTTGAAGCAAATGAAAGACCTCAATGTTAAATTCCACAAAGAAGTTTTGAACGATATGCGTGAAGCTGTTCAATTGATACTTTCTGGTGCGATTTTGTGTCGTTCCTTTATCACATCGAATAAATTATCAAA GTTCCTCTTGACCAAGAAAATCCGGGATGAACTTGTATATGTTCGGGGAAAAGTAAATGCTCTGAAAGCCGATCTTCAGGGTCACATGCAGCTTCTGATGATGAAGACACTTACCTTCATCCAAGAGCAATATATTACAG GTCGAAACGAGGAGAATATCTGCCTTGGAATAACAGAGCAAAACCAATCCGAGGATGCACAGT GCGAGAAAACAGAGCTGGATGGATCAGAGTCAGACACTGTTTCTTCTCAGGGACAAGATAATTGTAATGATATCAATGGGTATAAAGAACTGAAAATTCCAATATGTATCTCTTTCCAGCTGGGTAAATTTCTTAGAAAAAGAATTCAAACTATGTTTGGACCGCGGCCAAAATGTTCCCTTCCTCTAGAATTACAAATGTTTGTGAAGGAGATGCACTTACCTCAAATTGAATTCAAATTCGACGAATTGCACAAGGCAACAAAAGGGTTTAGTCAAAAATTAGGAGAAGGAATTTTCGGGTCTATATACAGC GGAAACCTGTCTGATGGAAGACGAGTGGCAGTAAAGGTCGTAGCAACTAATAGGGATTATTGCGAAATAGAATGGATGAACGAGCTGAGGATTCTACCAAAGCTACAACATCGAAACATCGTAGAGCTCGTGGGATATTGCTTTGACAATATGATGTTAGTCTATGATTACATGCCACGAGACCTAGACAGAATTATTCTTG gagaagatgaaatgattattgACTTGCCAACAAGACACAATATTATACTGGACATAATAAGGGGACTTGCTTATGTTCACAAGGGTGTAGATGTGTATGTAGTGCACAGAGACATCAAACCCTCCAACATTCTTTTGGATGAGAATTTGAATGCCAAGATTGGTGATTTTGGAATTGCTCAAATACTGCAGCCGAGAAATGCTCAATATGCCAACAAGGATATAAGCATTGAAACGTCTGTTGATGGAACAGT AGGTTACATAGATCCCGACTACTGGGAAACTTCTCGTGTGAGTTTGAATTCGGACATTTACAGCTTTGGAATGCTGCTATTAAATGTCATATCCGGCAAACGACATATTGTTGTAGAGCCCGATATCTTCTTTCTCATTGAAGAA ATTTACGGTTTCGTTTACCAATGCAGGCATGGAGGTTACATGAAGAAGATCGCCTTACTGAGCTAA